The window GGCAGAAGGCAGAAGGCAGAAGGCAGAAGTAGAAAAATTTCCCCTTTTCCCCTTTTCCCCTTTCCCCCATCTCCCCACCTCCCCATTCCCCTAAAAATAGCTCAGGATGCAAATAATTACCGAAACTTTACGGATGAAACAATATACATATTGCATTGAGTAAAATAGACAGGCTAAACAACTTGTCGATCGCAATCAACTGCTCCAGTAGTGTGGATTGTGAGCAATCTGTAAATTACGAAATGTTCAGCGAAAGAATAGAGTAGTAAATACAGGTATTGGCTTTTGACTGGTACAGGTGGAGCAACTAATCCTCCTAAATCAAAACCAGACTTTTTCCATCGCCAGCCAGAATAAAGTGTGTCTCCGCTCCAAGGAGTTTTTATGATTCCCTCTCCCAATCCCGAACAGTTTCCCCAATCCGCTAGTAACACCGAACAACCTCAAGCTACTGAGCCGCCAGTAATACGTCGGCCCAATCCGCCCAAAAGCGCCCCGCCGCCCAAAAGCGAACCTAAAATCGCAGGTGAGCCGAAAACTACTGGCGAATCTACCCCGCCCAAAAGTACCCCAACTCCCAAGAGCGAAGTTACTCCTAAAATCGCTGTAGTTGGCAAAAGTGAACCAAAAAAAATTGAAACTCCGACTGGAGAATCCACAGCTACTCCAAATGCCGACACCGATTCCAGTGAAGCGGCAACTACAGCTGAGCAAGATATATCAAGGCTACAACCAATTCCACCACCCAGCGAACCACTGCAATATCGCGCCATTGGTTTAGTGCGCGGAAAATATATTCCTAGCGAAGAACAATTTACTCGTGGCAACGTATTAGTTGCCGATGGGAAACAGATTGATGCTGTTTTACTAGGTCGAGTGATGAGTTTAGTCAAAAACCACCTCGATTTGGCCAACGAACACCTGTGGGTAGTCTATCCCAGAACCAGACAAGAGCAAGACGACCTTCATATACAAATTGTTGGTGTCTGGGAACCAGAAAAATTAGATAAAGAGCGCCTAGCTACTGAAGCTGATACAGAAGCTGAAGCTGAAGCCGAAACAGAAGTTGTCCAAACTGAACCCGAAGTCGAACCCGAAGATGGTTATTTTTCCATTCGTGGGGAAGTCGTTTTCCAATCTCAAGACGAACAAAAAATCATCGTCAAGATTAAGCAAGCAGCCAAGAAGGACAGCGATAAACCCAAATTTTTCAAATTGACTCTCAAAGGTCTTTTGGAAAAGAAAGCTGTCGGCTACTTCTGGGACTTTCAGGTAGTCAGAGAAGCTGATTCTCTGGTCATTCGGCAAGCACAAGACATCGCATCAGTGCGCCAAAGAAGACCTGGAAAACCCCGCCCCGGCGGAGGAAAACGCTTTGGCGGCGGCGGTGGTCCCGGTATGAAAAAACCTTGGAAAAAAGACCGTCCCCATCGTCCCGGCGCTCCAGAAGGTACTTCCGCACCTCCAGGCGGAGCCAAACCACTTCCCAAACCAGTTCCGCGCCCCAAACCGCCTGCAAATTAGTAGTGGAGGCAGGTAGTTAGTTGACAAAAGGGAAAAAAATGATGTAGTGCTTACGCAGCCAATCAGAGGTGTAGGGGCGGGTTTAGTTAATAATAAAGGATTTCAGAGATTATCTGATTTCAAAACCTGCTCCTACCATGAGAAAGATGATGCTTTAAATTAAAATGCACGTAATTAGTTATAAGACTCTAAGAGATTATTCAAACAACCATGCCGACTGTAAAGAAGCTTTAAACAACTGGTATAAAATTGCTAGTAAAGCCAATTGGTCAAATTTAATTGAGGTACAAGCAGTTTTCCCTAAAGCGGAGGCAGTGGGAAATTTTACGGTGTTTAATATTAAAGGCAATAAATATCGTTTAATTGTTAGTATAGATTATGAAGGAGAATTAATTTATATAAAATACGTCCTTACCCATGCTGAATATGATGAGGAGCAATGGAAAAATGACCATTATTTTTGATTATGAAAAATATCAAAATTTATTAATCACTTATTTGCCCAGAGTCATAAAAACTGAAGCTGAAAACGAGCAAGCTTTAGCCATTGTGGAAGAGTTAATGCACCGAAAAAGAACTCCTGAAGAAGATCAACTATACCAGCTTTTAGTAGCTTTAATTGAAAAGTTTGAACAAGAGTATTATCAGCCTAATCAGCCAAAAAATCCCCAATCAATGATTTTGTTTCTTTTAGAAGAGTCTGGTAAAAGCAGAATGGATTTACAAGCTGTTTTAGGTGCAAAAGCATCGGTTGATGAGATTGTGCAAGGAGGAAAGTTGACTCCAGAACAAGCCCAAAAAATTGCAGATTTTTTTCATGTAGCTCCAAGCTTGTTTACTGAATAATTGGATTTTGTTCTGATTTGCGATCGCTAAATGTTAAGCATTTGTTCATGAAAAGGCGCTTTTCTTTAATTCCAATTACTCCGATAATTTAAATCAACTAGGACTTACGCACTGACACTAAATATGGTGAATGGTGCGTTACACTGGCGTTTTTCTTAAATGCCGCAGGCTATACGCACCCTACAAGTTAACTTAGTAGCAGTCAAGGCAGAAGGCAGAAGGCAGAAGGCAGAAGGCAGAAGGCAGAAGGGAAGAAAGGTAAAAATTCTCCTTGTCCCCTTGTCCCCCGTGATCCCCTGCCCCCTACCTCCCCATCTCCTACTCCAAGGCGATCGTTGCCCCCCAGCGGTCTTGGGGTAAAAAGGCCCGATCCATTGGAATTGGGGCGACTCTTTCGGTTAAGGTGAATTTTCCGGCTGCGATCGACTGTTTTAGCTCTAGGGCTACTTGTCGGGAAAGATAAATGCTAGCAAGAGGGGCAACTCGGATTTGTTTGCCTTCAATAGTGATGCGACCGGATTTTAGTTGGGCGTAGGTGACTAAACCAAAGGTGGGACGCACGCGCCGGGGGATGGAGAAATCGACTACTGGTGCGACTAGTTCTTTGTCTGGGACGGCACATTTTTTGATGACTTCTTCGTGTAAAACTGGTATGGGTATGCCGACTCCGAGCATGAGGGAGGGGCCGTAGTTTTTGAAGTAGCAACCGCGCACCCAACGACGCTCCATTTGTTTGGCATCGCCGATTAAGGCGAGGGTGGCGGCAGGGCCGATCGGGGTTTGATTAGATAAACGTTTTTGTAAGGGAAAGTGCTGCGTGCCTTCCCAGGCGATGTATCCAATGCCACCACCCAGGAAAATGCGGGTACCAATACCGATAATTTCTAAGTTGGGGTCGTTGAATAGGGGAGAAATGGCTCCGGGATTGGAATAAACGGCGTTGCCCAGTCGGGGTTGTAATTGTCCTAAGTAGGTGTAGAGTGGTCGATCGCCTCCGTTAACTCCCACAATAAAATTTTGATAGATATTTCGCGGATTATATAGATAAAATTGGTTGATTGTGTCACGGGTAATTGTGGTTTCAAAGGTGGCGCGGGGATAGCAGTCGGTGACTTGTCCGATCGCTCTTAAATGCACAGCTTTTCCGGCAATTAAATCTTCAATTACATGACCTCCACCACGTTCTTTGGATTCCTCTTCTAAACCATCACCACGCTCGTAATCTACGCTTTGAGTCGCTCCTAAATATAAATCTACTGCCCCAAAACCAGAGTAAGCCAAAATTCCATCTAACCAACACGATCGAATTTTAATTGGCGGATCTGTATGTCCTAAATTAATAATTGCCCCGGAAGATTCCATCGGTTCAAAGGTGCCAGTGGTAATTACATCCACTTCTTTTGCTGCTTGAGTAACACCAATTTCTGCAACTCTGGCTTTTAATTCTTCTACTGTCCACACCACTACAGTTTGATTGTTGATTTTCTCGTTAATCTCAGCAATAGTCCGCATAAAATACCAATTTATCTAAATTTATCTAAACATTTACGAATCTATCGCACTTGTTGGTTTTGGAGACTGGGGAAAAGGGGAAAAGGGAAAAGGGGGAAAGGGGAAAAGGGGAAATTTTTCTACTTCTGCCTTCTGCCTTCTGCCTTCTGCCTTCTGCCTTCTGCCTTCTGCCTTTCTTTCCTTCTGCTTTCACTTAGCTTTTATAACTAATATCTCACTGGAATGCGGAGAATTTTAGGGCTGTAGCAAGCTGTACTTTGACAGGTATTTGATGAAGTAAAGTAAACTAACATCATAAAGACAAACATGATTAACACAAAAATATGTGCCATGAAATCGACTGATGTAAAACCTTTACTTTTGTTTTCATTGCGATNNNNNNNNNNCAGGAGAGCAGGGGGGCAGGGGGGCAGGGGAGCAGGGGGGGACAAGGGGACAAGGGGACAAGGGGACAAGGGGACAAGGAGATTTTTACCTTTCTTATCTTCTGCCTTCTGCCTTCTGCCTTTCTTACCTTCTGCCTTTCTTACCTTCTGCCTTCTGCCTTCTGCCTTCTGCCTTCTGCCTTTCTTACCTTCTGCCTTCTGCCTTCTCTACATCTGTAACTGCCTAATAGCCGCATCAACTTGCTGGGCTCTTTCGTTGTCTCCTTGGCTTAAGTAGAGACTGCGGGCGTAATTAAAAGTAGAAAGAGCATCCTTGACTTTTCTTTGTCTGGCAAAAGCGACACCCAAATTGTAGTAAGCATTGGGATTTTGTTTATCTAAAGCAATTACGCGCCGATAAATAGTAATTGCTTGGGGAAGTTTTTGTTGTAGTAAGTAAATTTCGCCAACTCCAGCTAATGCTTCTACTGATTTAGGTTGAATGGCTAACACTCGGCGATAAGCGTTTAATGCTGGTACAAGTTGGTTATGAACACGAAAAACCTTAGCTATTTGTAAGTGAGCGTTAGCATCGCGTTTGGCTAGATTAATGGCGCGTTGTAAAGAAGCGATGCCAGCACTTTGATTACCTTGTTTGAGGAAAACTGAACCCAAATTTAAATGTAATTTTGGGTTATTGGGAGCGTAAGCAATGCCACGTTGCAAAATGTCTACTGCTTCTGGGTAACGGTTTTGTTCAGTTAATATTGCTGCCATTAACTGATAAGCGTGCCAATTTTTGGGATCGAGGGTGATTACTTGTTGATAAGCTGCGGTTGCGCCGGGGAGATCTCCTTTGCGGAACAACACAGTGGCTAATCCTACATGAGCATTAACATTGTTTTTGTCTAATTCTGTGGCTCGTCGGTAAGCAGTTGCCGCTCCTTCATTGTCTCCTATTTTGCCGAGACAAAATGCTAAGGCTGAATGTAATTCTGGGTTTTTCTTATCTAATTTTACTGCTCTGCGATAGAGATCGATCGCTTCTTGGTAATTTCGCTGTCGGGCTTGGATAAAACCCATTGCCGAATAAATTTGCGGATTTCGATCGTCTAATTTAGCGGCTTGTTGGTATGTTGCCAAAGCGCGATCGACATAGCCTGTCCGTTGCAACAACTGAGCTTCGCGCAACAGTTTTTCAACTTCGCTATTTGCGGATGTTTGGTTGTTAGGAACTGGGAGGTTTTCATTTGCTTGAACTAATTGCGGTGTCGTTACCGCTAACCCTCCCAATAACAAGAGACTAAGAAACCAGTAGTTCTGCTTTTGCTGGTGCATGGTAGATTTTTCCTGAGATTCTGCCATTACGAGAGGATTGAGATTGCTTTGGGATATTGAATCAGAAATTGTGCAATTTTGATACCCTGGAGAAGGAATAAATTTTAGTTATTGCAACTACCAAAACGGCTTATTGTAACATTTTTCCTTGGAGATGTAAGTGAATGATTATTACTACAACTGATGTAATTCAAGGCGCACAGATTGATGCTTACTTAGGAATAGTGACGGCGGAAGTAGTTTATGGCACTAATGCTTTGCGTGATTTTTTTGCCGGAATTCGAGATATTGTGGGCGGCAGAACTGGCAGTTATGAACAAGTTTTTGAGAAAGGACAAAAAGAAGCGATCGCCGAATTACAAAGACGCGCCCAAAGTATGGGTGCTAATGCCGTCCTGGGTGTGGAAGTAGATACAGGCACAATTAATGTCGATCAAAGAGGCGCTTTATTGTTAATTACTGCGATCGGTACTGCGGTGAAACTGCGATAAATTGCTTTAATTTTCTTAACAATTAAATTTGCTAATTTTCAGGAGTTTGTTCTACTTACTAAAGAATAAACTCCTGAAATTTATAGATATTTTCCTACTTCTTTTGATAGAGGAAATAGTTCCTTCCCTTGATAGATATTCTTTAGCATTGATAATCCTAAAGTGTAACTAAATTAGTTGATACTGTTTGGCTTAAAAAGACACTCAAAAAAGAATGTTGGGAGGAATAAATTATGGCTTATACAAATCGACCATCTGATGTAGTTGAACCAATAGTAACAAATCGAGTTGTTGATTATCACGATCGCGTTAGATGGGGTCCGATAATTGCAGGTATTTTAATTGCTTTAGCAACTCAATTAGTATTAAGTGCCTTGGGTGCTGCGATCGGTTTAAGTAGCATAGCTAACTCAGGAGCACCAAGAACCAACGCAGGCGATGTCGGAGTTGGCGTAGGAATTTGGTCAATTATTAGTTTATTAATTGGCTTATTTGTTGGCGGTTGGATGGCAGCCCGTGTTAGTGGGCCGATGAACAGAAATACCGCCCTTTTAAACGGAGCAATTCTTTGGGCAGCTACCCTAGCAATTGGCTCTTGGTTAATAGCAAATGGAGTCGCAGGTACATTTGGAATTGCTGCTTCTAATGCCGGAGAAGTAATTAATCAAGCACGATTAACCGGAAATCTTCCTAATCAACCACCTGGAGTAACTGCTCAACAATCGCGTGAAATTGCTGCCAATGCAGCTAAAGCTGGTTGGTCATTTTTATTCGGCTCTTTGTTAGGTTTACTAGCTGCAATGGGTGGAGCAGCTGTAGGTGCGCGTAATCCTCGTACTTATAATGCTAATTACAATCCTAATTACACTCCATAGCAAATTGAGTTCAAAACTTTGCCAAGTCAATCAAACCTTCTTGCTATTAAAATCACCTTTTTTAGGTGATTTTTTTATTTGAAGCAGAGACTCTAGATACAGGGGCAACCACATGGGGATTGCCCCTACAAGGTCTCTACAAGGTTTTGGAACAGACGGTACTGTATATAGTTAATTAGTCGTAAAAATACTACTTCAGGACTAGGGGTTGGTGCGTGACGCTACAAGTCTCATGACTGGGTTACAAATAATTTGGGAACGTCACGCACCCTACAAACGCCAGAATAAAATACTTTAAAAGTGCTGAAATCCTTGACTAAGATTCAAATT is drawn from Phormidium ambiguum IAM M-71 and contains these coding sequences:
- a CDS encoding type II toxin-antitoxin system HigB family toxin; translated protein: MHVISYKTLRDYSNNHADCKEALNNWYKIASKANWSNLIEVQAVFPKAEAVGNFTVFNIKGNKYRLIVSIDYEGELIYIKYVLTHAEYDEEQWKNDHYF
- a CDS encoding helix-turn-helix domain-containing protein, which translates into the protein MTIIFDYEKYQNLLITYLPRVIKTEAENEQALAIVEELMHRKRTPEEDQLYQLLVALIEKFEQEYYQPNQPKNPQSMILFLLEESGKSRMDLQAVLGAKASVDEIVQGGKLTPEQAQKIADFFHVAPSLFTE
- a CDS encoding homocysteine biosynthesis protein, whose translation is MRTIAEINEKINNQTVVVWTVEELKARVAEIGVTQAAKEVDVITTGTFEPMESSGAIINLGHTDPPIKIRSCWLDGILAYSGFGAVDLYLGATQSVDYERGDGLEEESKERGGGHVIEDLIAGKAVHLRAIGQVTDCYPRATFETTITRDTINQFYLYNPRNIYQNFIVGVNGGDRPLYTYLGQLQPRLGNAVYSNPGAISPLFNDPNLEIIGIGTRIFLGGGIGYIAWEGTQHFPLQKRLSNQTPIGPAATLALIGDAKQMERRWVRGCYFKNYGPSLMLGVGIPIPVLHEEVIKKCAVPDKELVAPVVDFSIPRRVRPTFGLVTYAQLKSGRITIEGKQIRVAPLASIYLSRQVALELKQSIAAGKFTLTERVAPIPMDRAFLPQDRWGATIALE
- a CDS encoding tetratricopeptide repeat protein; amino-acid sequence: MAESQEKSTMHQQKQNYWFLSLLLLGGLAVTTPQLVQANENLPVPNNQTSANSEVEKLLREAQLLQRTGYVDRALATYQQAAKLDDRNPQIYSAMGFIQARQRNYQEAIDLYRRAVKLDKKNPELHSALAFCLGKIGDNEGAATAYRRATELDKNNVNAHVGLATVLFRKGDLPGATAAYQQVITLDPKNWHAYQLMAAILTEQNRYPEAVDILQRGIAYAPNNPKLHLNLGSVFLKQGNQSAGIASLQRAINLAKRDANAHLQIAKVFRVHNQLVPALNAYRRVLAIQPKSVEALAGVGEIYLLQQKLPQAITIYRRVIALDKQNPNAYYNLGVAFARQRKVKDALSTFNYARSLYLSQGDNERAQQVDAAIRQLQM
- a CDS encoding YbjQ family protein, coding for MIITTTDVIQGAQIDAYLGIVTAEVVYGTNALRDFFAGIRDIVGGRTGSYEQVFEKGQKEAIAELQRRAQSMGANAVLGVEVDTGTINVDQRGALLLITAIGTAVKLR